In Edaphobacter paludis, a single window of DNA contains:
- a CDS encoding flagellar FlbD family protein, which translates to MIELTRLNGSRLIVNCDLIKYAESAPDTVLTLITGEKLVVLEPSIEISRRTLDYRARVLAAAWPEAAASLSAKSAHDAQKTIRDLERQSSKD; encoded by the coding sequence ATGATTGAACTGACACGCTTGAACGGCAGTCGCCTCATCGTCAACTGCGACCTGATTAAATACGCCGAATCCGCGCCAGACACCGTGCTGACTCTAATTACCGGGGAGAAGCTCGTTGTCTTGGAGCCATCCATCGAGATCTCGCGGCGCACACTCGATTACCGCGCCCGCGTCCTCGCCGCAGCGTGGCCCGAAGCTGCGGCCTCGCTCAGCGCGAAGTCCGCCCACGACGCGCAAAAAACCATCCGCGACCTCGAACGCCAATCATCGAAAGACTAA
- a CDS encoding secondary thiamine-phosphate synthase enzyme YjbQ, which yields MSTIKAHTEYLSFHTDERYEMVHITPQIEEIVRRSGVEDGLCFVSPMHITAAIYVNDNEDGLIEDIGTWLEKLAPAWPGYKHHQTGEDNADAHLKALLLHHETTLPVTKGRLDLGTWQRIFYAEFDGQRRKRVIVKLLGVAKE from the coding sequence ATGTCAACGATAAAAGCGCATACCGAATATCTGTCCTTCCATACGGACGAACGCTACGAGATGGTCCACATTACACCGCAGATCGAGGAGATTGTGCGTCGCAGCGGTGTTGAGGATGGCCTTTGCTTTGTGTCTCCGATGCACATTACGGCGGCTATTTATGTGAACGACAATGAGGATGGGCTGATCGAAGATATTGGGACGTGGCTGGAGAAACTTGCTCCGGCGTGGCCGGGATATAAGCATCATCAGACCGGCGAAGATAATGCCGATGCTCATCTGAAGGCGCTGCTGCTGCATCATGAGACGACGCTGCCGGTTACCAAAGGACGGCTGGATCTGGGGACATGGCAGCGTATCTTTTATGCGGAGTTCGATGGGCAGCGGCGCAAACGCGTCATCGTGAAGCTGCTGGGCGTCGCAAAAGAATAA
- a CDS encoding succinate dehydrogenase has protein sequence MAAAAPPATPAAPHPHGIKGGVQPLRAGEGHSYFWRKLHSLSGIVPIGAFLVEHIISNFEAINGPLAYAQQVKFLNSLPLVRILEWAFIFIPLAFHAGYGVFIWLRGRSNVNVYPWVGNKLYLMQRVTGVIALAYIIQHVWRQRFSGVSLPEHPGAAFAKVQHELHNPWMLAIYIIAMIATCWHFSAGVWLFAAKWGITPGDKARKKFGYVCAAAGSALCIMGLVSIYAFVGPKYQNAPADVMPAQPAGVTMPAPTTPPPGSTNPEPSSLQQ, from the coding sequence ATGGCCGCAGCCGCACCGCCAGCAACCCCTGCCGCACCTCATCCCCACGGGATTAAAGGCGGCGTGCAGCCGCTTCGTGCCGGCGAGGGTCATTCCTACTTCTGGCGCAAGCTGCACTCGCTCTCAGGAATCGTCCCCATCGGCGCCTTCCTGGTCGAGCACATCATCTCCAACTTCGAAGCCATCAACGGCCCCCTCGCCTACGCGCAGCAGGTCAAGTTCCTCAACAGCCTTCCGCTTGTCCGCATCCTCGAGTGGGCCTTCATCTTCATTCCCCTCGCCTTCCACGCCGGATACGGCGTCTTCATCTGGCTGCGCGGCCGCTCCAACGTCAATGTCTACCCCTGGGTCGGCAACAAGCTGTACCTCATGCAGCGAGTCACCGGCGTGATCGCGCTGGCTTACATCATTCAGCATGTCTGGCGGCAGCGCTTCTCCGGCGTCAGCCTGCCCGAGCATCCCGGCGCAGCCTTCGCCAAAGTCCAGCACGAGCTCCACAACCCCTGGATGCTGGCTATCTATATTATTGCGATGATCGCGACTTGCTGGCACTTCTCCGCTGGAGTCTGGCTCTTCGCCGCCAAGTGGGGCATCACCCCCGGCGACAAGGCCCGCAAGAAGTTCGGCTACGTCTGCGCCGCGGCAGGATCAGCCCTCTGCATCATGGGCCTCGTCAGCATCTACGCCTTCGTCGGGCCAAAGTACCAGAACGCCCCGGCAGACGTTATGCCTGCCCAACCCGCAGGAGTCACCATGCCTGCTCCAACGACTCCGCCACCCGGATCAACCAATCCGGAGCCATCGTCTTTGCAACAGTAA
- the fliS gene encoding flagellar export chaperone FliS, translating into MNETSYQQQALVGATGVELVVALYDAAIRFLYRAMQCVEEGDVRGRRVAVNKVIDILMYLQARLRPDVGASVASSLADFYAAMFTMTLEASHIASKEQFEEVIACVRNVRDAWVIVARDPEAGRVLPRELRTREEKFVRVTEIQTTTSEPVVSRWLA; encoded by the coding sequence ATGAATGAGACGAGCTATCAGCAGCAGGCTTTAGTAGGAGCGACAGGGGTGGAACTTGTGGTCGCTCTCTATGACGCGGCTATCCGCTTTCTTTATCGGGCGATGCAGTGCGTGGAAGAGGGAGACGTTCGCGGGCGGCGGGTTGCCGTGAACAAGGTGATCGATATCCTGATGTATCTACAGGCACGGCTGCGCCCGGATGTGGGTGCGAGCGTTGCGTCGTCGCTGGCCGACTTCTATGCTGCGATGTTCACCATGACGCTGGAGGCATCGCATATTGCCTCGAAGGAGCAGTTTGAAGAGGTGATTGCCTGTGTGCGGAACGTTCGCGATGCATGGGTGATTGTCGCTCGCGATCCGGAGGCGGGAAGGGTACTGCCCCGAGAACTGCGGACGAGAGAAGAGAAGTTTGTGCGGGTCACAGAGATTCAGACCACGACGAGCGAACCCGTCGTATCGCGTTGGCTTGCTTAA
- a CDS encoding non-canonical purine NTP pyrophosphatase yields MILYIATSNPGKLRDFAAAATQDISLTPLPNLKEIPPPPEDEPTFEGNARTKAIYYSLLTPGAIVIADDSGLEVDALQGAPGVRSARYAEDENFPAPSQTTTDERNNLFLLAALRATPHEHHQARYHCVLAAARDGKVLAIGSGEVEGQILRAPRGSEGFGYDPLFYLPERGKTMAELDPQTKLSFSHRGRAFKALLAALTSHAL; encoded by the coding sequence ATGATCCTCTACATAGCCACCTCAAATCCCGGCAAACTACGAGACTTCGCCGCTGCCGCCACACAAGACATTTCACTAACCCCACTGCCCAACCTGAAAGAAATCCCCCCGCCTCCCGAAGACGAACCCACCTTCGAAGGCAACGCCCGAACCAAAGCGATCTACTACTCTCTGCTCACACCCGGCGCAATCGTCATCGCCGACGACTCCGGCCTCGAAGTCGACGCACTGCAAGGCGCACCCGGCGTCCGCTCCGCCCGCTACGCGGAAGACGAGAACTTCCCCGCACCATCTCAGACCACGACAGACGAACGCAACAACCTCTTCCTCCTCGCCGCACTCCGAGCCACCCCGCACGAACACCACCAGGCCCGATACCATTGCGTCCTTGCCGCAGCCCGCGACGGCAAAGTCCTCGCAATCGGCAGCGGCGAAGTCGAAGGCCAAATCCTGCGCGCCCCACGCGGCTCAGAAGGCTTCGGCTATGACCCTCTCTTCTATCTACCCGAACGCGGCAAAACCATGGCCGAACTCGACCCCCAAACCAAGCTCTCCTTCAGCCATCGCGGACGCGCCTTCAAAGCCCTCCTCGCTGCCCTGACGAGTCACGCACTATAA
- a CDS encoding flagellar motor protein, whose amino-acid sequence MDFASIGGIALAIVGIMAGMMIEGGSISQITQPTAAMIVIGGTVGAVMLQFPMKIFLTALKQATSIFFSHGSDGEAVVMQIVKFANKARKSGIVSLDQDLSGVEDPFLKQALMLAIDGTEPSEVRKIMQMEIDNKTEMEEKIPQVFEAAGGYSPTVGIIGAVIGLIQVMQHLNNIDEVGRGIAVAFVATIYGVALANLVFLPAAGKLKIRQREEQMIKEMMLEGVISILEGMNPRMIETKLRTFLFDSKPEKPAEVIAA is encoded by the coding sequence ATGGATTTCGCCAGCATCGGCGGCATCGCACTTGCCATCGTCGGCATCATGGCAGGCATGATGATCGAAGGCGGCAGCATCTCTCAGATCACCCAGCCCACCGCAGCGATGATCGTCATAGGAGGCACCGTCGGCGCAGTCATGCTTCAGTTTCCCATGAAGATCTTCCTGACCGCACTTAAGCAGGCAACATCTATCTTCTTCTCCCACGGTTCCGACGGTGAAGCCGTCGTGATGCAGATCGTCAAGTTTGCCAACAAGGCAAGAAAAAGTGGAATCGTCTCGCTCGACCAGGATCTCTCTGGAGTAGAAGACCCTTTTCTCAAACAGGCATTGATGCTCGCCATCGACGGGACCGAACCCAGCGAAGTTCGCAAGATCATGCAGATGGAGATCGACAACAAAACCGAGATGGAAGAAAAAATCCCGCAAGTCTTCGAAGCCGCCGGCGGATACTCTCCCACCGTCGGCATCATCGGCGCGGTCATCGGCCTGATTCAGGTCATGCAGCACCTCAATAACATCGACGAAGTCGGTCGCGGCATCGCCGTCGCGTTCGTCGCAACAATATACGGAGTGGCGCTCGCAAACCTCGTCTTTCTCCCCGCCGCTGGCAAACTGAAGATTCGCCAGCGCGAAGAGCAGATGATCAAAGAAATGATGCTCGAAGGTGTCATCTCCATTCTCGAGGGGATGAACCCGCGCATGATCGAAACGAAACTCCGCACCTTCCTCTTCGACAGCAAACCTGAAAAACCAGCCGAGGTCATCGCCGCATGA
- a CDS encoding ABC transporter ATP-binding protein: MLERLRPLFPYLRRYWKSLAWGGVAVIFYNVIKVLIPLVIGGAIDDMQHGLTEAKVVHHALRLVVIAVLSAIFLYITRQVIIGASRDIEYDLRNDLFANLERQSASFFHTHRTGDIMARTTNDLNAVRQLLGPAIMYSANTIVFTAAALPFMIRISPKLTLYAFVPLPIASVLVQYFGARIHRRFERIQAMFSDISAKAQENFSGARLIRAFVQEEAEIASFETANQEYIRRSLYLVRLMAMLWPTLEFVLGLSLMITLLVGGHEVVSHRISVGQFTSFIVYMVQLTWPMIAVGWVVNLFQRGTASVVRIDELLKQKPLIADDPNATDSPITGDIEFRNLTFAYPNSADVLHNINLHIPAGTSLAIVGPTGSGKSTLVSLIPRLHDAPPGSVLIDGQPIRHFTLDELRKSIGFVPQETFLFSETIRKNIAFGKPDATSEEVEDAASIAHISTEILEFPKGFDTMVGERGVTLSGGQKQRTSIARAVIRDPRILVLDDALASVDTYTEERILSGLRQGMRGRTTVFISHRISTARNADQIAVLVNGRIAERGTHDELLARNGYYTSLFEKQRLEEELSIAT, translated from the coding sequence ATGCTCGAAAGACTCAGACCGCTCTTCCCCTACCTCCGGCGATACTGGAAAAGCCTCGCCTGGGGCGGCGTAGCTGTCATCTTCTACAACGTCATCAAAGTCCTCATCCCGCTTGTCATCGGCGGCGCAATCGACGACATGCAACATGGCCTCACCGAAGCCAAAGTCGTCCACCACGCACTCCGGCTTGTCGTAATTGCCGTATTATCCGCCATATTTCTTTACATCACACGACAGGTCATCATCGGCGCCTCACGTGACATCGAATACGACCTCCGCAACGATCTCTTCGCCAATCTCGAACGCCAGTCCGCCAGCTTCTTCCACACACACCGCACCGGCGACATCATGGCTCGCACGACCAACGATCTCAACGCCGTCCGGCAGCTTCTCGGCCCGGCCATCATGTACAGCGCCAATACCATCGTCTTCACCGCCGCCGCGCTGCCCTTCATGATTCGCATCAGCCCAAAGCTGACCCTCTATGCCTTCGTTCCCCTCCCCATCGCCTCGGTCCTGGTGCAATACTTCGGCGCGCGTATCCATCGCCGCTTCGAGCGCATCCAGGCCATGTTCTCTGACATTTCTGCCAAAGCGCAGGAGAACTTCTCAGGAGCCCGCCTCATCCGTGCCTTCGTTCAGGAAGAGGCCGAGATAGCCTCCTTTGAGACCGCCAACCAGGAATACATCCGTCGCAGCCTCTACCTCGTCCGTCTCATGGCCATGCTCTGGCCGACGCTTGAATTCGTCCTCGGCCTGTCGCTCATGATTACGCTGCTCGTAGGTGGTCACGAAGTCGTCTCCCACCGCATCTCAGTCGGTCAGTTCACCTCATTCATCGTCTACATGGTGCAGCTCACTTGGCCCATGATCGCCGTCGGCTGGGTCGTCAACCTCTTCCAGCGCGGCACCGCCTCAGTCGTCCGCATCGACGAACTCCTCAAGCAGAAGCCTTTGATAGCAGACGATCCAAACGCCACCGACAGCCCTATCACCGGCGACATCGAATTCCGCAATCTCACCTTCGCGTATCCCAACTCGGCCGACGTCCTGCACAACATCAACCTTCACATTCCTGCCGGCACCAGCCTGGCAATCGTCGGACCCACCGGCTCAGGCAAGTCAACCCTGGTTAGCCTCATCCCCCGCCTGCACGACGCACCACCCGGCTCGGTCCTCATCGACGGTCAACCCATTCGCCACTTCACGCTCGACGAACTTCGCAAGAGCATCGGGTTTGTCCCACAGGAGACATTTCTTTTCTCTGAGACCATCCGCAAAAACATTGCCTTTGGCAAGCCTGACGCCACCAGCGAAGAAGTGGAGGATGCCGCCAGCATCGCCCACATCAGCACCGAGATTCTAGAGTTCCCAAAAGGGTTCGATACCATGGTTGGTGAGCGCGGTGTGACGCTCTCCGGAGGGCAGAAACAGCGCACCTCCATCGCCCGCGCAGTCATCCGCGACCCCCGCATTCTCGTTCTCGACGATGCTCTTGCCAGCGTCGATACCTATACAGAAGAGCGCATCCTGAGCGGGCTGCGACAAGGCATGCGGGGCCGCACCACTGTCTTCATCTCGCATCGCATCTCCACTGCGCGCAACGCCGATCAGATCGCCGTGCTGGTCAACGGCCGCATCGCAGAACGAGGAACACACGATGAGTTGCTTGCACGAAATGGCTATTACACCAGCCTGTTTGAAAAGCAGCGGCTCGAAGAAGAATTATCCATCGCTACATAA
- the fliD gene encoding flagellar filament capping protein FliD — MGTVGINFGAASSGQGFDVASTVTAILASQQAIESPWKSQLTALQAQDAVFTTLGTDLSTLTTAMQSLTDFNGVLAQKQGASSDTNVLALTSATSTAIAGSHTISVTALAQTSSDYSDTLANGADTLSGSLTIQGHTITVDSSSNTLASLAGAINLAGIGVNASVITDVSGSRLSLVSGTSGSAGQLTITGNSLTDATTSTAIGFNTGQTGQDASLNVDGVALQSASNTVSSAIPGVTFQLLTLSAAPVQVQITNDTSAVGTAIGSVVAAYNAVVKDINGQEGNDSSGNAQPLFGSTTLASLQNDLSSALLGGAASGSISSITQLGIGFNQDGTLSLNADNLNTALNNNFSDVVGFLQNASSFGQTFANTLNNLGTQSPNGAIYLAQQQNSAQEATLTQSISNEDALLATEKTTLTTELNTANQVLQSIPAQLNQVNEMYSAVTGYNTTPGG, encoded by the coding sequence ATGGGTACGGTCGGAATAAATTTTGGAGCGGCCAGCAGCGGGCAGGGCTTTGATGTGGCGTCCACTGTCACGGCAATTCTCGCGAGTCAACAGGCGATTGAAAGTCCTTGGAAGAGCCAATTGACCGCGTTGCAGGCACAGGATGCAGTCTTTACGACGCTCGGCACTGATCTTTCGACACTCACGACTGCTATGCAGTCGCTGACCGACTTCAACGGCGTGCTGGCGCAAAAACAGGGGGCCAGTTCCGATACCAATGTGCTGGCGTTGACTTCGGCTACTTCCACCGCTATCGCCGGCAGCCATACTATCTCCGTCACTGCGCTGGCGCAGACATCGTCCGACTACTCGGACACGCTTGCGAATGGAGCGGACACGTTGTCCGGCAGCCTGACTATTCAGGGACATACGATCACGGTGGACAGCAGCAGCAACACGCTTGCGTCGCTGGCAGGGGCCATCAATCTGGCTGGGATAGGCGTCAATGCCAGCGTTATTACCGACGTCTCCGGTTCGCGACTCTCTCTGGTGAGCGGAACCAGCGGCTCAGCAGGGCAGCTTACGATTACCGGCAATAGCCTGACCGATGCGACTACGAGTACAGCCATTGGGTTTAATACTGGACAAACCGGACAGGACGCCAGTCTGAACGTGGATGGGGTTGCTCTCCAGAGTGCTTCCAATACTGTGAGCAGCGCGATTCCGGGTGTCACCTTTCAACTGCTGACCTTGTCCGCGGCGCCGGTGCAGGTACAGATCACCAACGATACGTCGGCGGTGGGGACAGCCATAGGGAGTGTCGTGGCCGCTTACAATGCCGTGGTCAAAGACATCAATGGTCAGGAAGGGAACGATTCGAGCGGGAACGCTCAACCGCTCTTTGGCAGCACCACATTGGCTTCGCTGCAGAACGATCTATCGAGCGCGCTCCTTGGCGGAGCCGCGAGCGGTTCCATCAGCAGCATTACTCAATTAGGCATCGGGTTCAACCAGGACGGGACATTGAGCCTGAACGCTGACAACCTCAATACGGCGTTGAACAACAACTTCTCCGACGTTGTTGGATTTCTGCAGAATGCGAGCAGCTTTGGACAGACCTTCGCCAACACGCTGAACAACCTTGGTACCCAGTCGCCTAACGGCGCCATTTATCTCGCCCAACAGCAGAACAGCGCGCAGGAAGCGACACTCACGCAGAGCATCAGTAACGAGGATGCGCTGCTGGCCACGGAAAAAACCACACTTACAACGGAATTGAATACGGCCAACCAGGTTTTGCAGTCGATTCCCGCTCAACTCAATCAAGTCAACGAGATGTATAGCGCCGTGACTGGCTACAACACAACTCCAGGAGGATAG
- a CDS encoding flagellar motor protein MotB: protein MSRKKKHEHVNHERWLVSYADFITLLFAFFVVLFASSQANKSKQTELSTAMQSAFTPLGVFEAHSKTPPLTDRRSAPANSTPAAMPLPLPSIRVETAEETEKHLNRLLAAQVAAGHIPPGSVTMRITTEGLVISLHEAGFFPSGSAEVRAASIPLLSSLAKTLPTGPLRIEGHTDNVPIHTTQFATNWELSTARATAIARLLLERGPIDPANVSAAGYAEFHPVASNATEDGRAQNRRVDIILLRRPAASR from the coding sequence ATGAGCCGCAAGAAGAAACACGAGCACGTCAATCACGAGCGCTGGCTGGTCTCCTATGCCGACTTCATCACCCTTCTCTTCGCATTTTTTGTTGTCCTGTTCGCATCCAGCCAGGCAAATAAATCCAAGCAGACCGAGCTATCCACCGCAATGCAATCGGCATTTACGCCTCTCGGCGTCTTTGAGGCCCACTCAAAAACCCCTCCCCTTACCGATCGCCGCAGCGCTCCCGCCAACTCGACCCCAGCCGCAATGCCACTTCCCCTCCCCTCCATACGAGTAGAAACAGCAGAGGAGACAGAAAAGCACCTGAACCGTTTATTGGCCGCACAAGTAGCCGCCGGACACATTCCACCAGGCAGCGTGACCATGCGCATCACAACAGAGGGCCTCGTCATCTCTCTGCATGAGGCCGGCTTCTTTCCCTCCGGCTCAGCCGAGGTCCGCGCCGCCTCCATTCCCCTGCTCTCCAGTCTGGCGAAAACTCTGCCTACTGGCCCATTGCGTATCGAAGGTCACACCGACAACGTGCCTATCCACACCACTCAATTCGCCACCAACTGGGAGCTGTCCACCGCGCGCGCCACCGCCATTGCACGCCTTCTCCTCGAACGCGGTCCCATCGATCCGGCCAATGTCTCCGCCGCCGGATATGCGGAGTTTCATCCCGTAGCCAGCAACGCAACCGAAGATGGACGCGCCCAAAACCGCCGCGTAGACATTATTCTTTTGCGACGCCCAGCAGCTTCACGATGA
- the sdhA gene encoding succinate dehydrogenase flavoprotein subunit: MAAATPRIIVVGGGLAGLSAVIKIAEAGGKVDLFSIVPVKRSHSVCAQGGINSAKNLKGEGDSTWAHFDDTVYGGDFLANQTPVKQMCEQGPAIIDLLDRMGVPFNRTPEGLLDFRRFGGTLFHRTAFAGATTGQQLLYALDEQVRRFEAEGKVTKYEGWEFLSAVLDSKGAARGICAMDLRTMETRTFPADAIIVCTGGNGAIFGKSTNSVVCTGSAQSALYQQGAFYANGEFIQVHPTAIPGEDKLRLMSESARGEGGRVWVPRDKNDKRAAQSIPEGDRWYFLEEWYPKYGNLVPRDVATRAIFKVVYEHGMGIDGQPMVYLDVSHLPPAAQHKLEGILEIYEKFVGDDPRKVPMKIFPGMHYTMGGLWVDFNQQTNIPGVFAAGEADYSIHGANRLGANSLLSCIYGGFVAGPQALAYAKSLPAQEGDGGHAAELQRQKESNNLLLNNPGTENPFKLWRELGETMTKHATIIRYNAGLDEADAKIVELLDRYRNVNLSDKSQWANTSFAFTRQLYNMLQLGRVIVQGARLRDESRGAHYKPDFPERNDEKFLKTTKAAFKDDAPAFEFEAVDISHIPPRPRRYDATA, translated from the coding sequence ATGGCAGCAGCAACTCCCAGAATCATCGTAGTAGGTGGCGGCCTCGCCGGACTCTCCGCCGTCATCAAGATCGCCGAAGCTGGCGGCAAGGTCGACCTCTTCTCCATCGTCCCGGTCAAGCGTTCGCACTCCGTCTGCGCGCAGGGCGGCATTAACTCCGCCAAGAACCTCAAGGGCGAAGGCGACAGCACCTGGGCCCACTTCGACGACACCGTCTACGGCGGCGACTTCCTCGCCAACCAGACCCCCGTCAAGCAGATGTGCGAGCAAGGCCCCGCCATCATCGACCTGCTCGACCGCATGGGCGTCCCCTTCAACCGCACGCCCGAAGGTCTACTCGACTTCCGCCGCTTCGGTGGCACCCTCTTCCACCGCACCGCCTTCGCCGGAGCCACCACCGGCCAGCAGCTTCTCTATGCGCTCGACGAGCAGGTCCGCCGCTTCGAGGCCGAGGGCAAAGTCACCAAGTACGAAGGCTGGGAGTTTCTCTCCGCCGTCCTCGACAGCAAGGGAGCCGCACGCGGCATCTGCGCCATGGACCTCCGCACCATGGAGACCCGCACCTTCCCCGCCGACGCCATCATCGTCTGCACCGGCGGCAACGGAGCCATCTTCGGCAAATCGACAAATTCCGTGGTGTGCACCGGCTCCGCCCAATCCGCGCTCTATCAACAGGGAGCCTTCTACGCCAACGGCGAGTTCATCCAGGTCCACCCCACCGCCATCCCCGGCGAAGACAAGCTCCGTCTCATGTCCGAGTCGGCCCGCGGCGAAGGCGGCCGCGTCTGGGTGCCCCGCGACAAGAACGACAAGCGAGCCGCGCAATCCATCCCCGAGGGCGACCGCTGGTACTTCCTCGAAGAGTGGTACCCGAAATACGGCAACCTCGTCCCCCGCGACGTAGCCACCCGAGCCATCTTCAAAGTCGTCTACGAGCACGGCATGGGCATCGACGGCCAGCCCATGGTCTACCTCGACGTCTCCCACCTTCCGCCCGCCGCCCAGCACAAACTCGAAGGCATCCTCGAAATCTACGAGAAGTTCGTCGGCGACGACCCCCGCAAGGTCCCCATGAAGATCTTCCCCGGCATGCACTACACCATGGGCGGGCTCTGGGTCGACTTCAACCAGCAGACCAACATCCCCGGCGTTTTTGCCGCGGGCGAGGCCGACTACTCCATCCACGGAGCCAACCGCCTCGGCGCCAACTCCCTGCTCTCCTGCATCTACGGAGGCTTCGTCGCCGGGCCGCAGGCTCTGGCCTACGCCAAATCGCTCCCCGCACAGGAAGGCGACGGTGGCCACGCCGCCGAACTCCAACGCCAGAAGGAGAGCAACAATCTCCTGCTCAACAACCCCGGCACCGAGAACCCCTTCAAGCTATGGCGCGAGCTTGGCGAGACCATGACCAAGCACGCCACCATCATCCGCTACAACGCGGGCCTCGACGAAGCCGACGCCAAGATCGTCGAGCTCCTCGACCGCTACCGCAACGTCAACCTCTCCGACAAGAGCCAGTGGGCCAACACCAGCTTCGCCTTCACCCGCCAGCTCTACAACATGCTCCAGCTCGGCCGCGTCATCGTCCAGGGCGCACGCCTCCGCGACGAGTCCCGCGGAGCCCACTACAAGCCCGACTTCCCCGAGCGCAACGACGAAAAGTTCCTCAAGACCACCAAAGCAGCCTTCAAAGACGATGCCCCCGCCTTCGAGTTCGAAGCCGTCGACATCAGCCACATCCCACCCCGGCCGCGCCGCTACGACGCCACCGCCTAA
- a CDS encoding flagellin: MSLGVLNNIAAIYAQNNLNQTQNSLQNVLQQLSSGSRINSGADDAAGLALADGLHANEAALNQSSQNASSGVGLLQTADGALSQVTNLLNRAVTLATEASNGTLNSSQVSSANQEYQNILTEIGNIGSTTNFNGNSVFSSTAKTVFVSDGTSSGATTFNEVVGSLSAASVGTTAPGAGVTSAITNPVPGASVAAVQSTSTLTFSAGGTESGTLSLGVGTGSQHVITIAAATSQAALAAQINGDSTFAAEGISASLAGNVLTLKGPANGSGSLVIGTSNVVDSTSGAITPTVPSTASAAIASTGSITLGATTDTISGTLSIAVGAGAAHSIAIAAGTTGAGLAAQINGDSTYNTAGVTAAYNSTTGALTISGPAAGASNLSFTGTSLSQTTVLGPGAGADFTGSSASLTAANATSVLTTVTSAIQNIDFQRGNIGANINELNAASNVASSESVNLTSAEDSVRSTNYGQATSDMAKYQVLSQTGISALAQANSVQQEILKLMQ; encoded by the coding sequence ATGTCCTTGGGTGTCTTGAACAACATCGCAGCAATCTACGCGCAGAACAATCTGAACCAGACGCAGAATAGTCTTCAGAATGTTTTGCAGCAGCTCTCCTCCGGTTCGCGCATCAACAGTGGCGCGGACGACGCGGCCGGTCTTGCCCTGGCAGACGGTCTTCACGCAAACGAAGCAGCGCTGAATCAGTCTTCGCAGAATGCCTCGTCGGGCGTTGGATTGTTGCAGACCGCCGATGGAGCGCTTTCGCAGGTGACTAACCTGTTGAACCGCGCGGTTACTCTGGCGACCGAAGCGTCCAACGGAACGCTGAACTCCAGCCAGGTCAGCTCAGCGAATCAGGAGTATCAAAACATCCTGACCGAGATCGGCAATATCGGATCGACGACAAACTTCAACGGGAACAGCGTGTTTTCCAGCACTGCGAAGACAGTATTCGTGAGCGATGGAACATCGTCCGGCGCGACCACCTTCAATGAAGTTGTTGGAAGTCTCAGCGCTGCCAGCGTGGGCACGACAGCTCCTGGCGCAGGTGTTACGTCAGCAATCACCAACCCAGTCCCAGGTGCATCGGTGGCTGCGGTCCAGTCGACCAGCACGTTGACCTTTTCGGCGGGTGGCACGGAATCCGGCACTCTCTCGTTGGGAGTGGGAACGGGATCTCAGCACGTTATTACAATCGCTGCAGCCACCTCGCAGGCTGCTCTGGCGGCTCAGATCAACGGCGATTCCACCTTTGCAGCAGAAGGGATCAGTGCATCGCTCGCGGGCAATGTATTGACATTAAAGGGGCCCGCGAACGGATCGGGCAGCCTTGTGATAGGCACGAGCAATGTCGTGGACTCGACCTCCGGTGCGATCACGCCGACTGTTCCCTCGACTGCATCAGCCGCGATTGCCTCCACTGGATCCATCACGCTGGGTGCGACCACGGACACCATTTCTGGCACACTGAGTATTGCGGTGGGAGCCGGAGCGGCGCATAGCATCGCCATCGCAGCCGGCACCACAGGTGCGGGCTTGGCTGCTCAGATCAATGGAGACAGCACTTACAACACGGCGGGTGTTACAGCGGCGTACAACTCCACCACGGGCGCTCTGACGATCTCCGGACCGGCAGCAGGAGCCAGCAACCTCAGCTTTACCGGCACCTCCCTCAGCCAGACGACAGTCCTGGGACCCGGAGCCGGAGCCGACTTCACCGGCTCTAGTGCATCTCTCACCGCAGCAAACGCGACGTCAGTTTTGACCACTGTGACCTCTGCGATCCAGAACATTGACTTCCAGCGCGGTAACATCGGCGCCAACATCAATGAGCTGAATGCGGCATCGAACGTCGCCAGTTCGGAGTCGGTGAACCTTACCTCTGCCGAAGATAGCGTCCGTTCGACCAACTACGGTCAGGCGACCAGCGACATGGCCAAGTACCAGGTGCTGAGCCAGACCGGTATCAGCGCGCTGGCGCAGGCCAACAGCGTTCAGCAGGAGATCCTCAAACTGATGCAATAG